The Candidatus Anaeroferrophillus wilburensis genome contains a region encoding:
- the cdhC gene encoding CO dehydrogenase/CO-methylating acetyl-CoA synthase complex subunit beta, whose product MSKLIISSAIRGAHAVVDRVEGKVNAAIAKFGADHDVKLPNTGYYLPVIYGMTGYKVEKLGDMPEVIKMCRDLLPEIPAENCWLPYLGPGLDAGMATAFAFDVEEALKYLENCPYLPMKEDPEDTDPDIWLGAADDIILRKRGVEFVDGSAPGFAAVVGAAKDVETAVKIAKELQEKSIYVFMAGCNPNTGISFAEQLKEGGVQLGWNTRLVPFGKDTSAAIHALGFATRAALTFGGIKPGDFKGNLLYNKNRVFAFVLALDEVDDEKYAAAAGAINWGFPTIADTDIPEVLPTGVCTYEHVVSNIPQEEIVAKGIEVRGLKITITKIDIPVSYGPAFEGERIKKDAMQIELGGPKSFGFEFAYSKPLDEVEDGKFEVVGPDLKDVEAGGLLPIGIWIELAGRKFQEDFEPILERQCHHLLNGAEGVLHIGQRDIVWMRISKKAYEAGFTLKHFGTILHAKMHNEFGAIVDKVQVTIYTDADKVKELLEVARKTWHERDNRLADMIDETTETYYSCSLCQSFAPTHVCVVTPERPGLCGAYNWLDCRASYEINPHGPNQPIEKGDVVDERLGKWKGVDEFVVPASGNAFESFAAYSIMEDPMTSCGCFEAIGACLFAANAIMVVDRDYTGDTPCGMAFSTLAGSVGGGMQTPGFVGISKFYIGSKKFVSAEGGIKRLAWLPKALKEQMKDVIEKRGEEIGVPNLYDMIATEENATTEEEVIAFMTEVGHPALEMDPLM is encoded by the coding sequence ATGTCAAAACTTATTATCAGTTCTGCAATCCGCGGTGCCCACGCCGTTGTCGATCGGGTCGAAGGCAAAGTCAATGCCGCCATCGCCAAATTTGGTGCAGATCACGACGTTAAACTGCCCAACACCGGGTATTATCTGCCGGTTATTTATGGCATGACCGGCTACAAAGTGGAAAAACTCGGCGATATGCCGGAAGTCATTAAAATGTGCCGCGACCTGCTGCCGGAAATCCCGGCGGAAAACTGCTGGCTGCCCTATCTTGGCCCAGGCCTGGATGCCGGCATGGCAACCGCTTTTGCCTTCGACGTTGAAGAAGCGCTGAAATATCTGGAAAACTGCCCCTACCTGCCGATGAAGGAAGATCCGGAAGATACCGATCCTGACATCTGGCTGGGTGCGGCTGATGACATCATTCTACGGAAACGCGGCGTTGAGTTCGTTGACGGTTCCGCTCCGGGCTTTGCTGCGGTCGTCGGTGCTGCCAAGGATGTGGAAACTGCGGTTAAAATCGCTAAGGAGCTGCAGGAAAAAAGCATCTACGTGTTCATGGCCGGCTGCAATCCCAACACCGGGATCTCCTTCGCCGAACAGCTGAAGGAAGGCGGCGTCCAGTTGGGTTGGAATACCCGCCTGGTACCTTTCGGTAAAGACACTTCAGCCGCCATTCATGCCCTCGGCTTTGCCACCCGCGCCGCCCTGACCTTCGGCGGCATCAAGCCGGGCGACTTCAAAGGCAACCTGCTCTACAATAAAAACCGGGTTTTCGCCTTTGTCCTGGCTCTGGATGAAGTGGACGATGAAAAATATGCCGCCGCTGCCGGCGCCATCAACTGGGGCTTCCCCACCATTGCCGACACCGACATTCCCGAAGTGTTGCCCACCGGTGTTTGTACCTACGAACACGTGGTTTCCAACATTCCGCAGGAAGAGATTGTTGCCAAGGGTATCGAAGTTCGCGGCCTGAAGATCACCATCACCAAGATCGATATCCCGGTTTCCTACGGTCCGGCCTTCGAGGGTGAGCGGATCAAGAAGGACGCCATGCAGATCGAGTTGGGCGGACCGAAATCTTTCGGTTTTGAATTTGCCTACTCCAAACCGCTGGATGAAGTTGAAGACGGCAAGTTTGAAGTTGTCGGCCCCGATCTGAAAGATGTGGAAGCCGGCGGCCTGCTGCCCATCGGCATCTGGATCGAACTGGCCGGCCGGAAGTTCCAGGAGGACTTTGAGCCGATTCTTGAACGTCAGTGTCACCACCTGCTGAACGGCGCTGAAGGTGTACTGCACATCGGTCAGCGTGACATCGTCTGGATGCGGATTTCCAAGAAAGCTTATGAAGCCGGCTTCACCCTCAAACATTTCGGCACCATTCTGCACGCCAAGATGCACAATGAGTTCGGCGCCATCGTCGACAAGGTCCAGGTAACCATTTATACCGATGCCGATAAAGTGAAGGAACTGCTGGAAGTCGCCCGCAAAACCTGGCATGAACGCGACAACCGCCTGGCTGACATGATCGATGAAACCACTGAAACCTACTATTCCTGTTCACTGTGCCAGTCTTTTGCACCGACCCATGTCTGCGTTGTAACGCCGGAACGGCCGGGGCTGTGCGGCGCCTACAACTGGCTTGACTGCCGGGCCTCCTATGAAATCAACCCCCACGGGCCTAACCAGCCGATCGAAAAGGGCGATGTTGTTGATGAACGCCTCGGCAAATGGAAAGGGGTAGACGAATTTGTCGTACCGGCCTCCGGCAACGCCTTTGAAAGCTTTGCCGCCTACTCCATCATGGAAGACCCCATGACCTCCTGCGGCTGCTTTGAAGCCATCGGTGCCTGCCTGTTCGCTGCCAATGCGATCATGGTGGTCGATCGCGACTACACCGGTGATACCCCCTGCGGCATGGCCTTCTCAACCCTGGCCGGCAGCGTCGGCGGTGGTATGCAGACTCCCGGTTTTGTCGGCATCTCCAAATTCTATATCGGCAGCAAAAAGTTTGTCTCCGCCGAAGGTGGCATTAAGCGCCTGGCATGGCTGCCGAAAGCGCTGAAAGAGCAAATGAAAGATGTTATTGAAAAACGTGGTGAAGAGATTGGGGTACCAAACCTCTACGATATGATCGCCACTGAAGAAAACGCCACTACCGAGGAAGAAGTGATCGCCTTCATGACGGAAGTTGGTCACCCGGCCCTGGAAATGGATCCGTTGATGTAA
- a CDS encoding acetyl-CoA decarbonylase/synthase complex subunit delta: MAFAAVSEKYSGKMRTLVIGTGDKSVAVGGQATMPFCDFDGELGKKPLIAMEVYDVVDPEWPAAVVDPFKDVINDPVAWAKKNVDEYGAKMICLQLAATDPNGENKDAAYAADLVKKVAGAISVPLMVWGSGNVEKDAEVLAKVCEACEGMNLLVGPAVEENYKKIAAAALGYGHCVVSQSPIDVNMAKQMNILISNLGLPLEKIIMEPSTGALGYGVEYSYSVMERISLAALSQNDEKMQCPMINDLGKECWKSREVKLTVEEEPAMGPDMEKRGVLWEAMTAVDMALCGSNLLIMRNPHAVKLVEEVFTELS, encoded by the coding sequence ATGGCATTTGCAGCAGTGTCGGAAAAATATTCCGGCAAAATGAGAACATTGGTAATCGGTACCGGTGACAAATCGGTAGCGGTCGGCGGTCAGGCCACTATGCCTTTTTGCGACTTTGATGGTGAGCTCGGTAAGAAACCGCTCATCGCCATGGAAGTCTACGATGTGGTTGACCCCGAATGGCCGGCGGCAGTGGTTGATCCCTTCAAGGATGTGATCAACGATCCGGTTGCCTGGGCCAAAAAGAATGTTGATGAATACGGCGCCAAAATGATCTGCCTCCAGTTGGCGGCCACCGATCCTAACGGGGAAAACAAGGATGCGGCCTACGCTGCCGATCTGGTCAAAAAAGTGGCTGGCGCCATCTCCGTTCCGCTGATGGTTTGGGGCAGCGGCAACGTGGAGAAGGATGCCGAAGTACTGGCCAAAGTCTGCGAAGCATGCGAAGGCATGAATCTGCTGGTGGGCCCGGCAGTGGAAGAGAACTACAAGAAGATTGCCGCCGCCGCCCTGGGATATGGCCACTGCGTGGTTTCCCAGAGCCCCATCGACGTCAATATGGCCAAACAGATGAATATTTTGATCAGCAATTTGGGCCTGCCCCTGGAAAAAATCATTATGGAGCCTTCAACCGGTGCCCTAGGCTACGGCGTAGAGTACTCCTATTCGGTCATGGAAAGGATCTCCCTGGCTGCCCTGTCGCAGAATGACGAGAAGATGCAGTGTCCGATGATCAATGACCTGGGCAAAGAGTGCTGGAAATCCCGGGAAGTGAAACTGACGGTGGAAGAAGAACCGGCGATGGGCCCCGACATGGAGAAACGCGGCGTTCTCTGGGAAGCGATGACTGCCGTTGACATGGCCCTGTGCGGTTCCAACCTGCTGATCATGAGAAACCCCCATGCAGTCAAGTTGGTCGAAGAAGTTTTCACCGAATTAAGCTAG
- a CDS encoding AAA family ATPase, translating to MGKSIAVAGKGGTGKTTLTGLLLRYLAEKVKRPILAVDADANANLSEVLGVEVPGTIGELREGMKTEVPAGMTKEAYMEYNIQKLLVETGTYDLLVMGLPEGAGCYCYANALCKKFIDFMINEYDYLVMDNEAGLEHLSRLLTKDIDVLLVISDPSLRGIRTAGRIKELIDKLNLNIKKLALIVNRAPEGEISPEARQLIDSLGLELAGIIPDDPLIAQFDRQGKATVEVPAEAVSYCTLREIMETIFPLYLQ from the coding sequence ATGGGGAAATCAATTGCTGTTGCCGGCAAAGGCGGTACCGGAAAAACCACCCTCACCGGCCTGCTCCTGCGTTATCTGGCAGAAAAAGTGAAGCGGCCCATTCTGGCCGTCGATGCCGATGCCAATGCCAACTTGAGTGAAGTTCTGGGGGTGGAGGTCCCGGGAACCATTGGTGAACTACGGGAGGGAATGAAAACCGAAGTTCCGGCCGGCATGACGAAAGAAGCGTACATGGAATACAACATTCAGAAACTACTGGTGGAAACCGGCACCTATGATCTGCTGGTCATGGGCCTGCCGGAAGGGGCGGGATGCTATTGCTATGCCAACGCCCTGTGCAAAAAGTTTATCGACTTCATGATCAATGAGTATGATTATCTGGTCATGGACAACGAAGCCGGGCTGGAGCACCTGAGCCGCCTGCTGACCAAAGATATCGATGTCCTGCTGGTCATTTCCGACCCGAGCCTGCGGGGCATCCGCACCGCCGGCCGGATCAAGGAACTGATTGACAAGCTGAACCTGAACATCAAGAAACTAGCCCTGATTGTCAATCGTGCTCCCGAGGGTGAAATCTCCCCTGAAGCACGGCAATTGATCGATTCCCTTGGTCTGGAACTGGCCGGCATCATTCCCGACGATCCCCTGATCGCCCAGTTTGACCGCCAGGGAAAGGCAACGGTGGAAGTCCCTGCTGAAGCAGTTTCCTACTGCACTTTAAGGGAAATTATGGAGACAATTTTTCCCTTGTATTTGCAATAA
- a CDS encoding DUF4445 domain-containing protein has translation MPAPIHKVTFQPDNITVDVFRHGENLLRVAMAAGVHINASCGGNGACGKCKVLIEKGQVDAKQSAKLSDEQWEKNYRLACLTKVIEDLVVSIPPESRIDNSVLKQKTGGQRHILKARDLNSLVQGLTINPAVFKLYLELPAPTADDNMSDLGRLMRHIKQSYKQEKISTDFPLLRRLSHLLRDADWRVTATLVYNPKGLKLINLEPGDTTKKNYSIIIDVGTTTVKGQLLNLVECRVVNAKSQDEDCDDNLLAEDAKYNSQVRFGEDVISRIVHSQKKGGLEELRLSIIKDLNEIISSLLHAAGIDRSQISHLVMAGNTTMTQLLLGIDPKYVREDPYVPTANFFPPARVSDFGIDLPEHVHMYTFPLVSSYVGGDIVAGVLGSGIFQRDDLTLYIDVGTNGEIVLGNCDWLVCTSCSAGPAFEGGGVKNGMRATRGAIEQVRINPETFEPMVITLGNQQALGICGSGLIDAVAEMLLTGIIEPNGKFKRNLETTRVREGENGWEYVLVTAEQAAEGIGDIAITEGDLDNLIRTKGAIYAGCRILLESVGLSFAELDRVIIAGGFGQFINLERAIFIGLLPELPADKFMFVGNGALLGARLVSFSREMMKDAQRVSEMMTNIELANNMKFMDEYVAALFLPHTDTNAFPEVMKVLEKS, from the coding sequence ATGCCAGCACCTATCCACAAAGTAACATTTCAGCCCGACAATATCACCGTTGACGTTTTTCGCCATGGCGAAAATCTGCTGCGGGTAGCCATGGCGGCCGGGGTCCATATCAATGCGTCCTGTGGTGGCAACGGAGCCTGCGGCAAATGCAAGGTGCTTATTGAAAAGGGCCAGGTAGATGCCAAACAGTCCGCCAAACTCAGTGATGAGCAGTGGGAGAAGAATTACCGCCTCGCCTGCCTGACCAAAGTCATCGAGGATCTGGTGGTCAGCATTCCGCCCGAGTCGCGAATTGACAACTCGGTTCTTAAGCAGAAAACGGGCGGCCAGCGGCATATTCTCAAGGCCCGTGACCTGAACAGCCTGGTCCAGGGGCTGACCATCAATCCCGCCGTATTCAAACTCTACCTGGAACTGCCTGCACCCACCGCCGACGACAATATGAGTGACCTTGGTCGCCTGATGCGCCACATCAAGCAGAGCTACAAGCAGGAAAAAATCTCCACCGATTTCCCGCTGCTGCGGCGGCTCAGCCATCTGCTGCGTGATGCGGACTGGCGGGTGACCGCGACCCTGGTCTACAACCCCAAGGGTCTTAAGCTGATCAATCTGGAGCCAGGCGATACCACCAAGAAAAACTACTCGATCATCATCGATGTCGGCACCACCACCGTCAAGGGCCAGTTGCTCAACCTGGTGGAATGCCGAGTTGTGAACGCAAAATCGCAGGATGAGGATTGTGACGACAACCTGCTGGCGGAAGATGCCAAGTATAACAGCCAGGTCCGTTTCGGCGAAGATGTCATCAGCCGTATTGTCCATTCCCAGAAAAAGGGCGGCTTGGAAGAGTTGCGGTTGTCCATCATCAAGGATCTCAACGAGATCATTAGCAGCCTGCTGCATGCGGCCGGCATCGACCGATCACAGATCTCCCACCTGGTGATGGCCGGCAACACCACCATGACCCAGCTGCTCCTTGGCATTGATCCGAAGTATGTCCGGGAAGATCCTTACGTACCCACCGCTAACTTCTTTCCACCGGCCAGGGTCAGTGATTTCGGCATTGACCTCCCTGAACATGTCCACATGTACACCTTCCCGCTGGTCTCCTCCTATGTGGGCGGCGATATTGTCGCCGGGGTCTTGGGCTCCGGGATTTTTCAGCGTGATGACCTGACGCTGTATATTGACGTCGGCACGAACGGCGAGATCGTCCTGGGAAATTGTGACTGGCTGGTCTGCACCTCCTGCTCAGCTGGGCCGGCCTTCGAGGGCGGCGGGGTAAAAAACGGGATGCGGGCAACCCGGGGAGCCATTGAACAGGTGCGCATCAATCCGGAAACCTTTGAGCCAATGGTCATCACGTTGGGCAACCAGCAGGCGCTGGGCATCTGCGGCTCCGGATTGATCGATGCGGTGGCTGAAATGCTGCTCACCGGCATCATTGAACCTAATGGCAAATTTAAACGCAACTTGGAAACAACGCGGGTTCGGGAAGGGGAAAACGGCTGGGAATATGTCCTGGTCACTGCCGAGCAGGCGGCTGAAGGGATCGGCGACATCGCCATCACCGAAGGCGACCTGGACAACCTGATCCGCACCAAAGGTGCCATCTACGCCGGCTGCCGCATTCTGCTGGAAAGCGTCGGCCTGAGCTTTGCTGAACTTGACCGGGTGATAATCGCTGGCGGCTTCGGCCAGTTCATCAACCTTGAGCGGGCAATTTTTATCGGTCTGCTACCGGAGCTGCCGGCCGATAAATTCATGTTTGTCGGCAACGGGGCACTGCTGGGAGCCCGGCTGGTTTCTTTTTCCCGGGAGATGATGAAGGATGCCCAGCGGGTTTCAGAAATGATGACCAATATTGAATTGGCCAACAATATGAAATTCATGGATGAATATGTCGCGGCCCTGTTTCTGCCGCATACCGACACCAACGCTTTCCCGGAGGTGATGAAAGTGCTGGAAAAGAGCTAG
- a CDS encoding formate--tetrahydrofolate ligase, which produces MGLDFTKFDAPNLADWQIAALAEKELMKPIQQVADELGLVGDELIPMGKYVAKVDYMKVLERLGDRPDGKYINVTAITPTPLGEGKTTTSMGLVQGLGLMGKNVVGAIRQPSGGPTFNIKGSAAGGGLAQTIPLTPFSLGLTGDIDNIMNAHNLMMVALTSRMQHEQNNTDEFLAKKGLKRLDIDPNRVEVRWILDFCAQALRNIVIGLGGRLDGMVMESGFAIAVSSEIMAILAVAKDLKDLRERMGKIIVAYSKTGKPVTTDDLDVGGAMTAWMVKALNPNLLQTVEGQPVFVHAGPFANIAIGQSSIIADRIGLKLGDYLVTESGFGADIGFEKFWNLKCRFSGLTPSCSVIVATVRALKMHGGGPEVVPGRPLAKEYVEENVSLVDKGCANLLAHIETVKKAGVTPVVCINGFYTDTDAEIAEIRRQAEAAGARCAVSKHWQYGGEGAQELCQAVIEACEEPSQFKLLYEDSTPLKKRIELLATEVYGADGASFSDEALKKIEMIDNDPELSKLGTCMVKTHLSLSHDPTLKGRPKGFTFPVRDVLIYQGAGFCVPLGGTIKLMPGTASDPAYRRIDVDVETGQVKGLF; this is translated from the coding sequence ATGGGACTTGATTTCACTAAATTTGATGCGCCGAACCTGGCGGACTGGCAGATTGCTGCCCTGGCCGAAAAGGAACTGATGAAACCGATTCAGCAGGTTGCCGATGAGCTGGGTTTGGTGGGCGACGAACTGATCCCCATGGGTAAGTATGTGGCAAAAGTCGACTACATGAAGGTACTCGAACGCCTTGGTGACCGCCCTGATGGCAAATACATCAATGTTACCGCCATTACCCCGACCCCCCTGGGCGAGGGAAAAACCACCACCAGCATGGGGCTGGTACAGGGCCTTGGGCTGATGGGCAAGAACGTCGTCGGCGCCATCCGCCAGCCTTCCGGTGGCCCGACTTTCAACATCAAGGGCTCAGCTGCCGGTGGCGGCCTGGCCCAGACCATTCCCCTGACACCTTTTTCACTGGGACTCACCGGTGACATCGACAACATCATGAATGCCCACAACCTGATGATGGTCGCCCTGACCTCCAGGATGCAGCATGAACAGAACAACACTGATGAATTCCTCGCCAAAAAGGGGCTCAAACGGCTGGACATTGATCCGAACCGCGTTGAAGTCCGCTGGATTCTCGACTTCTGTGCCCAGGCACTGCGCAACATCGTCATCGGCCTTGGCGGCCGGCTCGACGGCATGGTGATGGAATCCGGTTTTGCCATTGCCGTTTCTTCGGAAATCATGGCAATCCTGGCCGTCGCCAAGGACCTCAAGGACCTGCGCGAACGGATGGGTAAAATCATCGTCGCCTACAGCAAAACCGGCAAACCGGTAACCACCGACGACCTTGATGTCGGCGGCGCCATGACTGCTTGGATGGTCAAAGCCCTCAATCCCAACCTGCTGCAGACCGTTGAAGGCCAGCCGGTCTTCGTCCATGCTGGCCCGTTCGCCAATATTGCCATCGGCCAGTCCTCCATTATTGCCGACCGTATCGGTCTGAAACTGGGTGACTACCTGGTTACCGAATCCGGTTTCGGTGCTGACATTGGTTTCGAAAAATTCTGGAATCTCAAGTGCCGCTTCTCCGGCCTGACCCCGAGCTGCTCCGTTATCGTTGCCACCGTCCGCGCCCTCAAGATGCACGGTGGCGGACCCGAGGTGGTTCCCGGCCGGCCGCTGGCGAAGGAATATGTCGAAGAGAATGTTTCCCTGGTCGACAAGGGCTGCGCCAACCTGCTGGCCCACATTGAAACAGTCAAAAAAGCCGGCGTTACCCCGGTGGTCTGCATCAACGGCTTCTACACCGATACCGACGCTGAAATTGCCGAGATCAGACGGCAGGCTGAAGCCGCCGGCGCCCGCTGTGCGGTGTCCAAACACTGGCAGTATGGCGGTGAAGGCGCTCAGGAGCTGTGTCAGGCAGTTATCGAAGCCTGTGAAGAACCAAGCCAGTTCAAGCTTCTCTACGAAGACAGCACGCCGCTCAAAAAGCGGATCGAACTGCTGGCAACCGAAGTTTATGGTGCCGACGGTGCCTCTTTCAGTGATGAAGCACTGAAAAAGATCGAGATGATCGACAATGATCCCGAACTGTCCAAGCTGGGAACCTGCATGGTGAAAACCCATCTCTCCCTGTCCCATGATCCGACCCTCAAGGGCCGGCCGAAAGGCTTCACCTTCCCGGTTCGCGACGTACTGATCTATCAGGGCGCCGGCTTCTGCGTACCTCTGGGCGGGACAATCAAACTGATGCCTGGGACCGCATCCGATCCGGCGTACCGCCGCATCGATGTTGATGTGGAAACCGGACAGGTAAAAGGCCTGTTCTAA